In Gossypium arboreum isolate Shixiya-1 chromosome 5, ASM2569848v2, whole genome shotgun sequence, a single genomic region encodes these proteins:
- the LOC108487060 gene encoding proline-rich extensin-like protein EPR1 — MKLFALLPQITLVVLLVIADQSIALSFASFTNVYGRQNGDAKPSFAKHSTALQSVFMKDGIEYGRSSPLYVYPPASLPPQTPPKIRYPPPSQDYPPPIYRLPPPIQLSPPIESHPPPMQYSSPAQGRTPPTQAHSPPTQYPPPTQAHPPPTQGCTPPTQFSPPTQAYPPPRQYPPPTQAHPPQRQYSPPTQTHQPPMQYSPPTQTPPRQYPPPTQAHPPPRQFSPPTQGHPPPTQTHPPPMQYPPPTQAHSPPTQYPPPTQIHPPPTQGCTPPTQAHPPPTKSSPPTQSHPPSPPTQAHPPPRQYPPPTQAHPPPRQYSPPTQTHPPPTQTHPPPRQYPPPTQTHPPPMQYSPPTQTPPRQYPPPTQAHPPPRQYSPPTQGHPPPIQTHPPPLMQYPPPTQTHPPPTQTPPQRQYPPPTQAHSPPTQGHPPPTQVYPPPRQYSPPTQGYPPPTQTPPQRQYPPPTQGHPPPTQVHPPPRQYPPPIQAHPPPTQTHPPPRQCPPPTQTHPPPTQTPPPRQYPPPTQTHPPPKLYPPPTQAHPPPTETHPPPTQYSPPTQAHPPPRQYSPPIQTHPPPVQSTPPTKGCEPPTEAHPPPRQYSPPTQTHPPPSQYSPPTQGRTPPTQAHPPPTQHSPPTQGHTPPTQVHPSPSQYLPPTQSHPPPMQYSPPTQIIPQPPQSPPSYGPPYQYTPPSGGYSPPYLAISVP, encoded by the coding sequence ATGAAGTTGTTTGCTTTGCTTCCACAAATTACATTGGTGGTGCTGCTAGTGATCGCAGATCAAAGCATTGCCCTTTCGTTTGCTTCTTTCACCAATGTATATGGGAGGCAAAATGGTGATGCTAAACCTAGCTTTGCAAAGCATTCCACTGCTCTTCAGTCTGTATTCATGAAAGATGGAATAGAGTATGGTCGATCATCACCTTTATACGTGTATCCTCCTGCCTCTCTACCTCCTCAAACTCCACCAAAGATACGATATCCACCACCATCTCAAGACTACCCACCTCCTATTTATCGACTTCCTCCTCCTATACAACTCTCACCACCCATTGAAAGTCATCCACCACCAATGCAATACTCGTCACCCGCTCAAGGTCGCACACCACCTACACAAGCTCATTCACCACCAACGCAATACCCGCCCCCCACTCAAGCTCATCCACCACCTACTCAAGGTTGCACACCACCAACACAATTCTCTCCACCCACTCAAGCTTATCCTCCACCAAGACAATACCCACCACCTACTCAAGCTCATCCACCACAAAGGCAATACTCGCCACCCACTCAAACACATCAACCACCAATGCAATACTCACCGCCAACTCAAACTCCACCAAGGCAATACCCGCCACCCACTCAAGCTCATCCTCCACCAAGGCAATTCTCGCCACCCACTCAAGGCCATCCACCACCCACACAAACTCATCCTCCACCAATGCAATATCCACCACCTACACAAGCTCATTCACCACCAACGCAATACCCGCCACCCACCCAAATTCATCCACCACCTACTCAAGGTTGCACACCACCTACTCAAGCTCATCCACCACCAACAAAATCCTCACCACCCACTCAATCTCATCCTCCCTCACCACCCACTCAAGCTCATCCTCCACCAAGACAATACCCACCACCCACTCAAGCTCATCCACCACCAAGGCAATACTCGCCACCCACTCAAACACATCCACCACCCACACAAACTCATCCTCCACCAAGGCAGTACCCACCGCCCACTCAAACACATCCACCACCAATGCAATACTCACCGCCAACTCAAACTCCACCAAGGCAATACCCGCCACCCACTCAAGCTCATCCTCCACCAAGGCAATACTCACCACCCACTCAAGGCCATCCACCACCCATTCAAACACATCCTCCACCATTAATGCAATACCCACCACCCACTCAAACACATCCACCACCAACTCAAACTCCTCCACAAAGGCAATACCCGCCACCCACTCAAGCTCATTCACCACCCACTCAAGGCCATCCGCCACCCACTCAAGTTTATCCTCCACCAAGGCAATACTCGCCACCCACTCAAGGCTATCCACCACCAACTCAAACTCCTCCACAAAGGCAATACCCGCCACCCACTCAAGGCCATCCGCCACCCACTCAAGTTCATCCTCCACCAAGGCAATACCCACCACCCATTCAAGCTCATCCACCACCTACACAAACTCACCCTCCACCAAGGCAATGCCCACCACCCACTCAAACACATCCACCACCAACTCAAACTCCTCCACCAAGGCAATACCCGCCACCCACTCAAACACATCCACCACCAAAGCTATACCCACCACCTACTCAAGCTCATCCACCACCCACTGAAACACATCCACCACCAACACAATACTCACCACCCACTCAAGCCCATCCACCACCAAGGCAATACTCGCCACCCATTCAAACACATCCACCACCAGTGCAATCCACGCCACCCACTAAAGGTTGCGAACCACCTACTGAAGCTCATCCTCCACCGAGGCAATACTCACCTCCCACTCAAACTCATCCACCACCATCCCAATACTCGCCACCCACTCAAGGTCGTACACCACCTACTCAAGCTCATCCACCACCAACGCAACATTCACCGCCCACTCAAGGTCATACGCCACCTACTCAAGTTCATCCATCACCAAGTCAATACTTGCCGCCCACTCAAAGTCATCCACCACCAATGCAGTACTCACCACCTACTCAAATTATTCCGCAGCCTCCTCAATCTCCCCCTAGCTATGGACCACCATATCAATACACTCCACCTTCAGGTGGCTATTCTCCTCCATACTTAGCCATCTCCGTACCGTAA
- the LOC128293177 gene encoding DNA-directed RNA polymerase II subunit RPB7-like: MQLHPRHFGRNLRENIVSKLMKDVEGTRSGRHGFVVAITGIENVGKGLIRDGAGFVTFPVKYQCIVFRPFKGEILEAVVTKMGFFAEAGPVQIFVSNHLTPDDMEFQSGDLPNYTTSGGSVKKKIVK; encoded by the exons ATGCAATTGCATCCTCGCCACTTTGGTCGTAATCTACGGGAAAACATTGTATCCAAGCTCATGAAAGATGTTGAGGGCACTCGCAG TGGTAGACATGGTTTTGTGGTGGCAATAACAGGCATAGAGAACGTAGGGAAAGGCTTGATTCGAGACGGGGCAGGGTTTGTGACATTCCCTGTGAAGTATCAATGTATTGTATTTAGACCATTTAAAGGGGAGATCTTGGAAGCTGTTGTTACCAAG ATGGGATTCTTTGCAGAAGCTGGACCTGTTCAAATTTTCGTTTCTAACCAT TTGACTCCCGATGATATGGAGTTTCAGTCCGGAGATCTGCCAAATTATACTACCTCTGGTGGATCG GTTAAGAAAAAGATAGTGAAGTGA